In Rhopalosiphum padi isolate XX-2018 chromosome 3, ASM2088224v1, whole genome shotgun sequence, the genomic stretch ACATTTATCACCAGAATAATGTAAACTAaagtaatattatcatcacTACACTTAATAACTATCAGAAAAAACTGCTAgtcatataatgataataatagcagacatttgtataatttaatggaaaaaaaatattgttatggtCCGtgggtaaattatattaaattattaagggtttgtcattacaaataaatataaatgtataataataaaaaatgaatgtagAAATCACTGTGACTACTGGATAATAAAATGcgggtaaataattttttttattttgataatagatTTTTTCTTTGAGTTATAGATTTAACGCCGCGCTCCACGCCTAGCTACACCACCTCTTCCTCCACGACCTCTGCCACCACCACGCCCTCTAGTTGGTGTTGTAACTGGAGCTGCTGGCTTTGTAACTGGAGTTACTATTGGTACGGCAACTGGCATCACTTTTTCAGTTTCAACTATTTTATCTTCAATGACAGGAGGTGTTTCTGTTTTTTCAGTCACTGGTTCTACTTGTGTTTCAGTTGTATCCATTTTATTGTCTTCAGTATCAGGTTCTTCTTTAACCTCCAATTTAATGCGTTTAACAGCTCTACTCTCCTAAAAATGATAAATGCATTGAATTAGAATattgaacaatatatatatttcaaatctgAATTGACCTTAATTGAGCTATTCTGGAAttatcagtttaaaaaaaaaacacaaataagaaatattattaacaaacctCAGAATCAATTTCAACATTTTCAGTTACAGCATTTGTGTTATTGTCAGCACTATCAATTTcttcttcttttattttaacttcacCAACCTTGGTAGTATCATCTTTTTCAATCACCTGATCAATCGTTCGTTTCTTACTTCCTGAAGTAGCTTCTTTCATTTTGGTCATTGTTGTGTAATTGATATAATGGGCAGCAGTCTGACAATGAATTGAAACACGTTGCTCGTCCAGTAAAAAACAATTGCATAATCTACACACAAATCCTTTTGAAGAGATCAACAATTCTTTTcctaaatttaacataaaatggtTAGTATGGGCAATGAAAAAAATcaccaataattaatttacaatttaaaaaaacagaatatgtcgaaaaacagttattattgttgaatgataaattaaatcattatttttgtaatttaaaagctaatgattattttatttttgatataattaaaagcCACATTAAACAACCatgtaaaagaataaaatagaaaatactgcaaattattattgaataataattctaattgcATGTAGTTTTTACCTATGGCCACCTTTGGATCATAAGCAGCAGGTTGGTTTTCTTTGTTAGTTGCAGATTCATTAGTAGCATTATCTTCTTTTATCGATTGATCAGCCACATCTTCTACAGTTGATTCTTCTCCTGTAGCTATAACATCTGATGTATCCAtctcttcttcttttttttctttactttcTTGTTCTTGATCTTTGTCATTAGTTGTAATCGCAGTatcagcagcaacagcagcagcagctacCTTAGTTCCAGCACCTTTCTTCCCACCACGATGATGTTTTTCTCCACTTCCACCTTCCaactctaattttaatttagtagcGTCACGATCACCaagcatttcatattttttggcAACAGGCATCTGATCATGATCTTGCTGGTCTTCTTctaaatacacacataatacatattgttaaattaatacattttaaaataataaataggtataaaaaatattaaccttCAATTTTAATCATATCAATCAGATCAAATTCATCATCTTTCAAATGAGGATGTTCTACATGGCGCATTTCTGACACTTTctaaaaaaacatcattatattatattaatttataaacaaaatttaaactgaatatatgtatttacctTTAAATGTCCAGCAGTAAGCTTATGTTCATCCATTTCAAGTCGTGTATGGAATAAGGCATCACACAATTTGCATTCCGGATgcaaaaattgttttagtttCTACaagaattgttttaatattttgtaatatacaattttattcaacacatgtttatatttaaataaaaattcttaccCTGTGTCTATCGCTTTTTCGATGCCCAGTTAGTGGTCCATAAAACCGTACATCGCACATAGGACAATAGCTACGTAAAAGTGGTTTAGAACCAGAGTTGCCCCCTGCATTTTTACTATTAGATTTATGTTTGTTGTTTGTAACACGTTCCAAATCAATTTCCCTTTGGTTTTCAACAGCTTTTATTTGATGTCTCATAAAATCAACACGCATTCTGTATGCTTCATCTAAGTAATTCATCATCAATTCGTGAGGTCTTCCGCGTACATGTTTTTCAAAagactaaaataatatcaaattaataattataattaatagttattatttaaaaataattctatcatACCTCAGAATCCCACATGTGTTTAGAACAAACATGACAATAAAGTACAGCTGAAGGAACACCAACATAAGACACTTTTTTGTCAGCATCCAATTGTTCCTTAGTTCTCTCACGATCATTTTgtctaaaattgtaaaatattcagtatcatattatgaatataagattcataagattaattataattagatagtTACCCTTTTTTGTTTTCATCATTAACTTTTCCTGCAGATTTACGTTTATCTGCATCTTTCGTTCCCCCGCCAGATTTACGGCCTCCACCAGAAAATCTATTGTGTGGATCACCACCACCACGacgctaaaatattatttttattaaattattacatgtatattggtaataatcaaataaaatttaaataccctATTATCTTTATTGAATCCTCCTCCATGACCATCTTGTCTTTGACGCATACTCATATGTGACATTCTAGGACCAGCGCCCCAATTTCCACTTCGATTTGGACCACCACCATAACCACCTCCagactaaaatatacattataaaactcattataatatattgtaataactaaataggtagtaacataatattatactataatctaaaatatttcttattaattttagatggTATCAATGAAATACTTAGAGAACaatatgaaaataagaaaaaacataaatctataatataatataaatgtttctaTATATTACGCTCTCAAGAGAATGACCATTGTATTGACTAAAACTAATCAGGTTATGCCTCCCCCTCCTAAATGGTCAACAATTGttagtatacaaatacaatgtgTAACAGTGTCCACTATgactattatttaatgtactatTCAAATGAAATCTCAATGtaaactttcaatttttttttattataaaaaaatatgcgtctaataataaatgtataatattattgatttaacctAACAAGCCAAcaccataatattgtatactacaaataagttcataattatagacaatttaaagaataaaaataattatttttagttaatatcttaaataggtacatataaatcttattcaacataattatttaaatgtcgtTTAGAACTAAACCATTGAAAAGAAAATTCTTTGAGCATATAGCATCATTCAAATGTAGACAGTTAATCATATCTTATAAGAATAAATGAgtcaaacttcatttttttatcaaactatattaaaattctcacttttaaaaatatatccaaagccaagtttaaattttgtttaaaataaacttagtaaAAATGAAGAGTatatacttgataaaaaaaaattgtattaatataatatttttcgctTGATTATCCTAATACTATTTGAGTTGAATTTCTTATTTAAGAGGACACCACATCACCCAGTTTTTGTGTCCatctaatatttacataaatacaatataacaaatttgcgtCTAGTAGAGCAAATTATGTGTTGTTTCCTTTAATATATgagtgaatttacctattaacAAAATCAAAGGTT encodes the following:
- the LOC132924364 gene encoding zinc finger protein on ecdysone puffs-like — encoded protein: MAYNRRSGGGYGGYGSGGGGYGGGGGGGAGGRYNNGGGYRAGGGSVNPWQSGSGSGPLPRQAQQGGHPPPAQLAMASNIISKLLTSSNSMSGGGYGGGPNRSGNWGAGPRMSHMSMRQRQDGHGGGFNKDNRRRGGGDPHNRFSGGGRKSGGGTKDADKRKSAGKVNDENKKGQNDRERTKEQLDADKKVSYVGVPSAVLYCHVCSKHMWDSESFEKHVRGRPHELMMNYLDEAYRMRVDFMRHQIKAVENQREIDLERVTNNKHKSNSKNAGGNSGSKPLLRSYCPMCDVRFYGPLTGHRKSDRHRKLKQFLHPECKLCDALFHTRLEMDEHKLTAGHLKKVSEMRHVEHPHLKDDEFDLIDMIKIEEEDQQDHDQMPVAKKYEMLGDRDATKLKLELEGGSGEKHHRGGKKGAGTKVAAAAVAADTAITTNDKDQEQESKEKKEEEMDTSDVIATGEESTVEDVADQSIKEDNATNESATNKENQPAAYDPKVAIGKELLISSKGFVCRLCNCFLLDEQRVSIHCQTAAHYINYTTMTKMKEATSGSKKRTIDQVIEKDDTTKVGEVKIKEEEIDSADNNTNAVTENVEIDSEESRAVKRIKLEVKEEPDTEDNKMDTTETQVEPVTEKTETPPVIEDKIVETEKVMPVAVPIVTPVTKPAAPVTTPTRGRGGGRGRGGRGGVARRGARR